A DNA window from Gasterosteus aculeatus chromosome 16, fGasAcu3.hap1.1, whole genome shotgun sequence contains the following coding sequences:
- the impg2a gene encoding interphotoreceptor matrix proteoglycan 2 isoform X1, with protein MSIISLRSVFSFVVTVSAMRTDATLEGSSMGDMSLAYSQEPEEVPRVVHVSEVRGADEGHAVISRRKRNILFPSGVKLCAQETTQQVVENHLSYFHLRVCQETVWEAFKIFWDRLPEQEEYQSWMSQCQEGSVTAQDVGGYFSRSEEHRALVEKRMSLPGLKSEAARPWHRMCITPTQKSPEDAEAPALEENDEGDTVQEAAAIAPEVVESPTDNDIPLQPPNPTVLEQVVELSLLLTGETYSNDLGDPASLHHQTLSRQLAEKIEDALEGLPGFKSMSVLDFRPQKDTEGQDNVVVVYAVTVAVDGAGVSNDQLDYLTLQSNRVENSYRRVTQLSPEVYTTGAVHSVNTEGPHGNAVESVSEGAESVNAADAAVIDAADEPPQVPILEEDTDVVIEDDVLPEPSETTADTENNVIVLEESELVSPAPGLATGAPEAGGIEEEGLLLDDTLQTPAVESRPAEELPAELPEDVTLPEPPVEVEASGLTTDDPEDLLHPSTPTEEGEVSLQETAAEDGPITEDVRVAAVGEEPTVAALEDEVVVSEEEIPEELEISTTAAETVAEGLPVMVPPAEAADVESEAEPEAAETGLLPGGEDPVEGTEESSPTDVPSAEEEVNPKQPVEEADIDKVGPYPEEHVVAVEDGSMEEESEGNGVRKETPPEAPPAEDLATAAPGISTEDLAEDEVLLVTRDQLRPAPESESPFTQISEVDLSSEGQPDVIIPLLVEIQTTGRGLDDAAIGERGYDVIHYGYDLINHTEEGSTGFPFGVAHGTDQASIAMPANPGRALMVFFSLRVTNMIFSDDLFNKSSPEYKALEQRFIELLVPYLQSNLSNFENLEILNFRNGSIVVNSRMKFGKPVPQSVTTTVYLILEDFCNTAYQTMNLAIDKYSLDVESGDEADPCKFQACNEYAECKVNKWSGEGECVCNAGYFSVEGLPCQSICELRTDFCLNDGKCDIIPGQGAICRCRVGENWWYRGEHCEEYVSEPLVVGIAISSVAGFLFVASVVIFFLARTLRDQYDKDESEDPIRRGESLPSLERATKYNPMYESEATTGYSHYYRRYPEALVYSSASAEASTDFSSEEIRHIYENSELTKEEIQDRIRIIELYAKDRQFADFVRHHQAVVDTRRESSSAHT; from the exons ATGAGCATCATATCGTTGAGATCCGTTTTTAGTTTCGTGGTCACAGTTTCGGCCATGAGGACAG ATGCAACCCTGGAAGGTTCCTCTATGGGTGACATGAGTCTGGCCTATAGTCAGGAGCCCGAGGAGGTGCCGCGGGTCGTCCATGTATCTGAGGTCAGGGGAGCAGACGAAGGCCATGCGGTAATCTCCCGACGGAAACGGAACATCCTTTTCCCGAGCGGAGTCAAACTCTGCGCTCAGGAGACCACGCAGCAAGTCGTTGAAAACCACCTGAGCTACTTCCATCTCCGAG TGTGCCAGGAAACCGTATGGGAGGCCTTCAAGATCTTTTGGGACCGCCTCCCAGAGCAAGAAGAGTACCAGAGCTGGATGAGCCAATGCCAGGAGGGCTCAGTCACGGCACAAGATGTTGGCGGCTACTTTAGCCGATCAGAGGAGCACCGGGCTCTGGTTGAAAAG AGAATGTCACTGCCAGgtttgaaaag TGAAGCCGCCAGGCCCTGGCACCGAATGTGCAT CACTCCCACACAAAAGTCCCCAGAAGATGCTGAGGCTCCTGCGCTGG AAGAGAACGATGAAGGTGATACCGTGCAGGAAGCAGCCGCCATCGCTCCAGAGGTGGTGGAGAGTCCA ACGGACAATGACATTCCCCTGCAGCCTCCCAACCCCACGGTGCTGGAGCAGGTGGTGGAGTTGAGCCTCCTGCTGACCGGGGAGACGTACAGCAACGACCTCGGCGATCCGGCCAGCCTCCACCACCAAACTCTTAGCAGACAGTTGGCTGAAAAG ATAGAGGACGCTCTGGAGGGGCTTCCTGGATTTAAGAGTATGTCCGTACTGGACTTCAG GCCCCAGAAGGACACTGAAGG GCAGGACAACGTGGTGGTCGTCTACGCCGTCACAGTGGCGGTGGATGGAGCAGGAGTGAGCAACGATCAACTGGACTACCTCACCTTGCAGTCGAACCGGGTGGAGAACTCCTACCGCCGGGTCACGCAGCTCTCCCCGGAGGTCTACACCACCGGCGCGGTCCACAGCGTAAACACCGAAGGCCCGCATGGCAACGCGGTGGAAAGTG TGTCTGAGGGCGCCGAGTCTGTCAACGCAGCAGACGCAGCCGTG ATTGATGCTGCTGATGAGCCACCACAGGTCCCCATCCTGGAAGAGGACACAGATGTTGTCATAGAAGACGACGTCCTGCCTGAGCCCTCTGAAACCACCGCAGACACAGAAAATAACGTAATTGTCCTGGAGGAGAGCGAGCTTGTGTCTCCTGCTCCTGGACTTGCCACTGGTGCACCTGAAGCCGGCG GCATTGAGGAGGAGGGTCTGTTGCTGGATGACACTCTGCAGACTCCTGCTGTGGAAAGCCGTCCAGCAGAGGAGCTCCCGGCTGAGCTGCCGGAGGACGTCACGCTGCCTGAACCCccagtggaggtggaggccTCTGGTTTGACCACAGATGACCCGGAGGACCTGCTCCACCCATCTACGCCgacggaggaaggagaggtGTCCCTTCAGGAGACCGCCGCAGAAGATGGGCCGATAACAGAAGATGTCCGGGTTGCGGCAGTGGGAGAAGAACCTACCGTTGCAGCTTTGGAAGATGAGGTTGTTGTGAGTGAGGAAGAGATTCCAGAGGAGCTCGAGATCTCTACCACTGCAGCAGAGACCGTAGCAGAAGGCCTGCCTGTCATGGTCCCACCTGCTGAGGCTGCAGATGTAGAGAGTGAAGCAGAGCCGGAGGCAGCAGAAACAGGTCTGCTTCCTGGTGGTGAAGACCCGGTGGAGGGTACAGAAGAATCCAGCCCCACGGATGTTCCATCGGCAGAGGAGGAAGTAAATCCCAAACAGCCCGTGGAAGAAGCGGACATTGATAAGGTGGGGCCCTATCCTGAGGAACACGTAGTTGCCGTTGAAGATGGTAGCatggaggaagagagcgagggaaACGGCGTGAGGAAAGAGACGCCACCTGAAGCTCCGCCTGCGGAGGACTTGGCCACAGCAGCTCCAGGGATCTCCACAGAGGATCTTGCAGAGGATGAAGTCTTACTCGTCACCAGAGATCAACTCCGGCCGGCTCCAGAGAGCGAATCGCCTTTCACCCAAATCTCTGAAGTTGACCTTTCCTCCGAAGGGCAACCTGACGTCATAATCCCTCTACTGGTGGAG ATCCAGACCACCGGCCGAGGCCTGGACGATGCCGCCATTGGAGAACGAGGCTATGATGTGATCCACTATGGTTATGATTTGATTAACCACACAGAGGAGGGCAGCACCGGCTTCCCGTTTGGCGTTGCACACGGCACAGACCAAGCCAGCATCGCCATGCCTGCGAACCCTGGACGAGCACTGATGGTGTTCTTCAGCCTGCGGGTGACCAACATGATCTTTTCAGATGATCTATTTAACAAGAGCTCCCCAGAATACAAAGCTCTGGAGCAGCGCTTCATCGAGCTG CTTGTACCATACCTGCAGTCCAACCTGAGCAACTTTGAGAACCTGGAGATCCTAAACTTCAGGAACGGGAGCATTGTCGTCAACAGCCGGATGAAATTTGGCAAACCTGTGCCACAAAGTGTCACCACCACGGTCTATCTGATCCTGGAGGACTTCTGTAATACAGCCTACCAGACCATGAACCTGGCCATCGATAAGTACTCACTGGACGTCGAGTCAG GTGACGAGGCCGACCCCTGTAAGTTCCAGGCGTGTAATGAGTACGCAGAGTGCAAGGTGAACAAGTGGTCGGGCGAGGGAGAGTGCGTCTGCAATGCTGGATACTTCAGCGTGGAAGGCCTGCCCTGTCAGAGTATCTGTGAGCTGCGGACTGACTTTTGCCTCAATGACGGCAAGTGTGACATCATCCCCGGCCAGGGCGCCATCTGCAG GTGTCGTGTCGGAGAAAACTGGTGGTACAGAGGAGAGCACTGCGAGGAGTATGTGTCTGAGCCGCTGGTGGTCGGCATAGCGATCTCCTCCGTAGCTGGATTCCTCTTTGTGGCCTCTGTGGTCATCTTCTTCCTCGCCAGGACGTTACGGGATCAGTATGACAAGGATGAGTCAGAGGACCCCATTCG GCGAGGAGAGAGTCTCCCGTCCCTAGAAAGGGCGACCAAGTACAACCCCATGTATGAGAGTGAGGCCACCACCGGCTACAGCCATTACTACCGCCGCTACCCCGAGGCGCTCGTCTACAGCAGCGCCAGCGCAGAGGCCTCCACTGACTTCAGCAGCGAGGAGATACGACACATCTACGAGAACAGTGAACTGACCAaggag GAAATCCAAGACAGGATACGCATCATTGAGCTCTACGCGAAGGACCGGCAGTTTGCAGACTTTGTACGCCATCACCAAGC TGTCGTGGATACCCGCAGAGAGAGCTCCTCCGCGCACACATGA
- the impg2a gene encoding interphotoreceptor matrix proteoglycan 2 isoform X2, which produces MSIISLRSVFSFVVTVSAMRTDATLEGSSMGDMSLAYSQEPEEVPRVVHVSEVRGADEGHAVISRRKRNILFPSGVKLCAQETTQQVVENHLSYFHLRVCQETVWEAFKIFWDRLPEQEEYQSWMSQCQEGSVTAQDVGGYFSRSEEHRALVEKRMSLPGLKSEAARPWHRMCITPTQKSPEDAEAPALENDEGDTVQEAAAIAPEVVESPTDNDIPLQPPNPTVLEQVVELSLLLTGETYSNDLGDPASLHHQTLSRQLAEKIEDALEGLPGFKSMSVLDFRPQKDTEGQDNVVVVYAVTVAVDGAGVSNDQLDYLTLQSNRVENSYRRVTQLSPEVYTTGAVHSVNTEGPHGNAVESVSEGAESVNAADAAVIDAADEPPQVPILEEDTDVVIEDDVLPEPSETTADTENNVIVLEESELVSPAPGLATGAPEAGGIEEEGLLLDDTLQTPAVESRPAEELPAELPEDVTLPEPPVEVEASGLTTDDPEDLLHPSTPTEEGEVSLQETAAEDGPITEDVRVAAVGEEPTVAALEDEVVVSEEEIPEELEISTTAAETVAEGLPVMVPPAEAADVESEAEPEAAETGLLPGGEDPVEGTEESSPTDVPSAEEEVNPKQPVEEADIDKVGPYPEEHVVAVEDGSMEEESEGNGVRKETPPEAPPAEDLATAAPGISTEDLAEDEVLLVTRDQLRPAPESESPFTQISEVDLSSEGQPDVIIPLLVEIQTTGRGLDDAAIGERGYDVIHYGYDLINHTEEGSTGFPFGVAHGTDQASIAMPANPGRALMVFFSLRVTNMIFSDDLFNKSSPEYKALEQRFIELLVPYLQSNLSNFENLEILNFRNGSIVVNSRMKFGKPVPQSVTTTVYLILEDFCNTAYQTMNLAIDKYSLDVESGDEADPCKFQACNEYAECKVNKWSGEGECVCNAGYFSVEGLPCQSICELRTDFCLNDGKCDIIPGQGAICRCRVGENWWYRGEHCEEYVSEPLVVGIAISSVAGFLFVASVVIFFLARTLRDQYDKDESEDPIRRGESLPSLERATKYNPMYESEATTGYSHYYRRYPEALVYSSASAEASTDFSSEEIRHIYENSELTKEEIQDRIRIIELYAKDRQFADFVRHHQAVVDTRRESSSAHT; this is translated from the exons ATGAGCATCATATCGTTGAGATCCGTTTTTAGTTTCGTGGTCACAGTTTCGGCCATGAGGACAG ATGCAACCCTGGAAGGTTCCTCTATGGGTGACATGAGTCTGGCCTATAGTCAGGAGCCCGAGGAGGTGCCGCGGGTCGTCCATGTATCTGAGGTCAGGGGAGCAGACGAAGGCCATGCGGTAATCTCCCGACGGAAACGGAACATCCTTTTCCCGAGCGGAGTCAAACTCTGCGCTCAGGAGACCACGCAGCAAGTCGTTGAAAACCACCTGAGCTACTTCCATCTCCGAG TGTGCCAGGAAACCGTATGGGAGGCCTTCAAGATCTTTTGGGACCGCCTCCCAGAGCAAGAAGAGTACCAGAGCTGGATGAGCCAATGCCAGGAGGGCTCAGTCACGGCACAAGATGTTGGCGGCTACTTTAGCCGATCAGAGGAGCACCGGGCTCTGGTTGAAAAG AGAATGTCACTGCCAGgtttgaaaag TGAAGCCGCCAGGCCCTGGCACCGAATGTGCAT CACTCCCACACAAAAGTCCCCAGAAGATGCTGAGGCTCCTGCGCTGG AGAACGATGAAGGTGATACCGTGCAGGAAGCAGCCGCCATCGCTCCAGAGGTGGTGGAGAGTCCA ACGGACAATGACATTCCCCTGCAGCCTCCCAACCCCACGGTGCTGGAGCAGGTGGTGGAGTTGAGCCTCCTGCTGACCGGGGAGACGTACAGCAACGACCTCGGCGATCCGGCCAGCCTCCACCACCAAACTCTTAGCAGACAGTTGGCTGAAAAG ATAGAGGACGCTCTGGAGGGGCTTCCTGGATTTAAGAGTATGTCCGTACTGGACTTCAG GCCCCAGAAGGACACTGAAGG GCAGGACAACGTGGTGGTCGTCTACGCCGTCACAGTGGCGGTGGATGGAGCAGGAGTGAGCAACGATCAACTGGACTACCTCACCTTGCAGTCGAACCGGGTGGAGAACTCCTACCGCCGGGTCACGCAGCTCTCCCCGGAGGTCTACACCACCGGCGCGGTCCACAGCGTAAACACCGAAGGCCCGCATGGCAACGCGGTGGAAAGTG TGTCTGAGGGCGCCGAGTCTGTCAACGCAGCAGACGCAGCCGTG ATTGATGCTGCTGATGAGCCACCACAGGTCCCCATCCTGGAAGAGGACACAGATGTTGTCATAGAAGACGACGTCCTGCCTGAGCCCTCTGAAACCACCGCAGACACAGAAAATAACGTAATTGTCCTGGAGGAGAGCGAGCTTGTGTCTCCTGCTCCTGGACTTGCCACTGGTGCACCTGAAGCCGGCG GCATTGAGGAGGAGGGTCTGTTGCTGGATGACACTCTGCAGACTCCTGCTGTGGAAAGCCGTCCAGCAGAGGAGCTCCCGGCTGAGCTGCCGGAGGACGTCACGCTGCCTGAACCCccagtggaggtggaggccTCTGGTTTGACCACAGATGACCCGGAGGACCTGCTCCACCCATCTACGCCgacggaggaaggagaggtGTCCCTTCAGGAGACCGCCGCAGAAGATGGGCCGATAACAGAAGATGTCCGGGTTGCGGCAGTGGGAGAAGAACCTACCGTTGCAGCTTTGGAAGATGAGGTTGTTGTGAGTGAGGAAGAGATTCCAGAGGAGCTCGAGATCTCTACCACTGCAGCAGAGACCGTAGCAGAAGGCCTGCCTGTCATGGTCCCACCTGCTGAGGCTGCAGATGTAGAGAGTGAAGCAGAGCCGGAGGCAGCAGAAACAGGTCTGCTTCCTGGTGGTGAAGACCCGGTGGAGGGTACAGAAGAATCCAGCCCCACGGATGTTCCATCGGCAGAGGAGGAAGTAAATCCCAAACAGCCCGTGGAAGAAGCGGACATTGATAAGGTGGGGCCCTATCCTGAGGAACACGTAGTTGCCGTTGAAGATGGTAGCatggaggaagagagcgagggaaACGGCGTGAGGAAAGAGACGCCACCTGAAGCTCCGCCTGCGGAGGACTTGGCCACAGCAGCTCCAGGGATCTCCACAGAGGATCTTGCAGAGGATGAAGTCTTACTCGTCACCAGAGATCAACTCCGGCCGGCTCCAGAGAGCGAATCGCCTTTCACCCAAATCTCTGAAGTTGACCTTTCCTCCGAAGGGCAACCTGACGTCATAATCCCTCTACTGGTGGAG ATCCAGACCACCGGCCGAGGCCTGGACGATGCCGCCATTGGAGAACGAGGCTATGATGTGATCCACTATGGTTATGATTTGATTAACCACACAGAGGAGGGCAGCACCGGCTTCCCGTTTGGCGTTGCACACGGCACAGACCAAGCCAGCATCGCCATGCCTGCGAACCCTGGACGAGCACTGATGGTGTTCTTCAGCCTGCGGGTGACCAACATGATCTTTTCAGATGATCTATTTAACAAGAGCTCCCCAGAATACAAAGCTCTGGAGCAGCGCTTCATCGAGCTG CTTGTACCATACCTGCAGTCCAACCTGAGCAACTTTGAGAACCTGGAGATCCTAAACTTCAGGAACGGGAGCATTGTCGTCAACAGCCGGATGAAATTTGGCAAACCTGTGCCACAAAGTGTCACCACCACGGTCTATCTGATCCTGGAGGACTTCTGTAATACAGCCTACCAGACCATGAACCTGGCCATCGATAAGTACTCACTGGACGTCGAGTCAG GTGACGAGGCCGACCCCTGTAAGTTCCAGGCGTGTAATGAGTACGCAGAGTGCAAGGTGAACAAGTGGTCGGGCGAGGGAGAGTGCGTCTGCAATGCTGGATACTTCAGCGTGGAAGGCCTGCCCTGTCAGAGTATCTGTGAGCTGCGGACTGACTTTTGCCTCAATGACGGCAAGTGTGACATCATCCCCGGCCAGGGCGCCATCTGCAG GTGTCGTGTCGGAGAAAACTGGTGGTACAGAGGAGAGCACTGCGAGGAGTATGTGTCTGAGCCGCTGGTGGTCGGCATAGCGATCTCCTCCGTAGCTGGATTCCTCTTTGTGGCCTCTGTGGTCATCTTCTTCCTCGCCAGGACGTTACGGGATCAGTATGACAAGGATGAGTCAGAGGACCCCATTCG GCGAGGAGAGAGTCTCCCGTCCCTAGAAAGGGCGACCAAGTACAACCCCATGTATGAGAGTGAGGCCACCACCGGCTACAGCCATTACTACCGCCGCTACCCCGAGGCGCTCGTCTACAGCAGCGCCAGCGCAGAGGCCTCCACTGACTTCAGCAGCGAGGAGATACGACACATCTACGAGAACAGTGAACTGACCAaggag GAAATCCAAGACAGGATACGCATCATTGAGCTCTACGCGAAGGACCGGCAGTTTGCAGACTTTGTACGCCATCACCAAGC TGTCGTGGATACCCGCAGAGAGAGCTCCTCCGCGCACACATGA
- the impg2a gene encoding interphotoreceptor matrix proteoglycan 2 isoform X3 — MGDMSLAYSQEPEEVPRVVHVSEVRGADEGHAVISRRKRNILFPSGVKLCAQETTQQVVENHLSYFHLRVCQETVWEAFKIFWDRLPEQEEYQSWMSQCQEGSVTAQDVGGYFSRSEEHRALVEKRMSLPGLKSEAARPWHRMCITPTQKSPEDAEAPALEENDEGDTVQEAAAIAPEVVESPTDNDIPLQPPNPTVLEQVVELSLLLTGETYSNDLGDPASLHHQTLSRQLAEKIEDALEGLPGFKSMSVLDFRPQKDTEGQDNVVVVYAVTVAVDGAGVSNDQLDYLTLQSNRVENSYRRVTQLSPEVYTTGAVHSVNTEGPHGNAVESVSEGAESVNAADAAVIDAADEPPQVPILEEDTDVVIEDDVLPEPSETTADTENNVIVLEESELVSPAPGLATGAPEAGGIEEEGLLLDDTLQTPAVESRPAEELPAELPEDVTLPEPPVEVEASGLTTDDPEDLLHPSTPTEEGEVSLQETAAEDGPITEDVRVAAVGEEPTVAALEDEVVVSEEEIPEELEISTTAAETVAEGLPVMVPPAEAADVESEAEPEAAETGLLPGGEDPVEGTEESSPTDVPSAEEEVNPKQPVEEADIDKVGPYPEEHVVAVEDGSMEEESEGNGVRKETPPEAPPAEDLATAAPGISTEDLAEDEVLLVTRDQLRPAPESESPFTQISEVDLSSEGQPDVIIPLLVEIQTTGRGLDDAAIGERGYDVIHYGYDLINHTEEGSTGFPFGVAHGTDQASIAMPANPGRALMVFFSLRVTNMIFSDDLFNKSSPEYKALEQRFIELLVPYLQSNLSNFENLEILNFRNGSIVVNSRMKFGKPVPQSVTTTVYLILEDFCNTAYQTMNLAIDKYSLDVESGDEADPCKFQACNEYAECKVNKWSGEGECVCNAGYFSVEGLPCQSICELRTDFCLNDGKCDIIPGQGAICRCRVGENWWYRGEHCEEYVSEPLVVGIAISSVAGFLFVASVVIFFLARTLRDQYDKDESEDPIRRGESLPSLERATKYNPMYESEATTGYSHYYRRYPEALVYSSASAEASTDFSSEEIRHIYENSELTKEEIQDRIRIIELYAKDRQFADFVRHHQAVVDTRRESSSAHT, encoded by the exons ATGGGTGACATGAGTCTGGCCTATAGTCAGGAGCCCGAGGAGGTGCCGCGGGTCGTCCATGTATCTGAGGTCAGGGGAGCAGACGAAGGCCATGCGGTAATCTCCCGACGGAAACGGAACATCCTTTTCCCGAGCGGAGTCAAACTCTGCGCTCAGGAGACCACGCAGCAAGTCGTTGAAAACCACCTGAGCTACTTCCATCTCCGAG TGTGCCAGGAAACCGTATGGGAGGCCTTCAAGATCTTTTGGGACCGCCTCCCAGAGCAAGAAGAGTACCAGAGCTGGATGAGCCAATGCCAGGAGGGCTCAGTCACGGCACAAGATGTTGGCGGCTACTTTAGCCGATCAGAGGAGCACCGGGCTCTGGTTGAAAAG AGAATGTCACTGCCAGgtttgaaaag TGAAGCCGCCAGGCCCTGGCACCGAATGTGCAT CACTCCCACACAAAAGTCCCCAGAAGATGCTGAGGCTCCTGCGCTGG AAGAGAACGATGAAGGTGATACCGTGCAGGAAGCAGCCGCCATCGCTCCAGAGGTGGTGGAGAGTCCA ACGGACAATGACATTCCCCTGCAGCCTCCCAACCCCACGGTGCTGGAGCAGGTGGTGGAGTTGAGCCTCCTGCTGACCGGGGAGACGTACAGCAACGACCTCGGCGATCCGGCCAGCCTCCACCACCAAACTCTTAGCAGACAGTTGGCTGAAAAG ATAGAGGACGCTCTGGAGGGGCTTCCTGGATTTAAGAGTATGTCCGTACTGGACTTCAG GCCCCAGAAGGACACTGAAGG GCAGGACAACGTGGTGGTCGTCTACGCCGTCACAGTGGCGGTGGATGGAGCAGGAGTGAGCAACGATCAACTGGACTACCTCACCTTGCAGTCGAACCGGGTGGAGAACTCCTACCGCCGGGTCACGCAGCTCTCCCCGGAGGTCTACACCACCGGCGCGGTCCACAGCGTAAACACCGAAGGCCCGCATGGCAACGCGGTGGAAAGTG TGTCTGAGGGCGCCGAGTCTGTCAACGCAGCAGACGCAGCCGTG ATTGATGCTGCTGATGAGCCACCACAGGTCCCCATCCTGGAAGAGGACACAGATGTTGTCATAGAAGACGACGTCCTGCCTGAGCCCTCTGAAACCACCGCAGACACAGAAAATAACGTAATTGTCCTGGAGGAGAGCGAGCTTGTGTCTCCTGCTCCTGGACTTGCCACTGGTGCACCTGAAGCCGGCG GCATTGAGGAGGAGGGTCTGTTGCTGGATGACACTCTGCAGACTCCTGCTGTGGAAAGCCGTCCAGCAGAGGAGCTCCCGGCTGAGCTGCCGGAGGACGTCACGCTGCCTGAACCCccagtggaggtggaggccTCTGGTTTGACCACAGATGACCCGGAGGACCTGCTCCACCCATCTACGCCgacggaggaaggagaggtGTCCCTTCAGGAGACCGCCGCAGAAGATGGGCCGATAACAGAAGATGTCCGGGTTGCGGCAGTGGGAGAAGAACCTACCGTTGCAGCTTTGGAAGATGAGGTTGTTGTGAGTGAGGAAGAGATTCCAGAGGAGCTCGAGATCTCTACCACTGCAGCAGAGACCGTAGCAGAAGGCCTGCCTGTCATGGTCCCACCTGCTGAGGCTGCAGATGTAGAGAGTGAAGCAGAGCCGGAGGCAGCAGAAACAGGTCTGCTTCCTGGTGGTGAAGACCCGGTGGAGGGTACAGAAGAATCCAGCCCCACGGATGTTCCATCGGCAGAGGAGGAAGTAAATCCCAAACAGCCCGTGGAAGAAGCGGACATTGATAAGGTGGGGCCCTATCCTGAGGAACACGTAGTTGCCGTTGAAGATGGTAGCatggaggaagagagcgagggaaACGGCGTGAGGAAAGAGACGCCACCTGAAGCTCCGCCTGCGGAGGACTTGGCCACAGCAGCTCCAGGGATCTCCACAGAGGATCTTGCAGAGGATGAAGTCTTACTCGTCACCAGAGATCAACTCCGGCCGGCTCCAGAGAGCGAATCGCCTTTCACCCAAATCTCTGAAGTTGACCTTTCCTCCGAAGGGCAACCTGACGTCATAATCCCTCTACTGGTGGAG ATCCAGACCACCGGCCGAGGCCTGGACGATGCCGCCATTGGAGAACGAGGCTATGATGTGATCCACTATGGTTATGATTTGATTAACCACACAGAGGAGGGCAGCACCGGCTTCCCGTTTGGCGTTGCACACGGCACAGACCAAGCCAGCATCGCCATGCCTGCGAACCCTGGACGAGCACTGATGGTGTTCTTCAGCCTGCGGGTGACCAACATGATCTTTTCAGATGATCTATTTAACAAGAGCTCCCCAGAATACAAAGCTCTGGAGCAGCGCTTCATCGAGCTG CTTGTACCATACCTGCAGTCCAACCTGAGCAACTTTGAGAACCTGGAGATCCTAAACTTCAGGAACGGGAGCATTGTCGTCAACAGCCGGATGAAATTTGGCAAACCTGTGCCACAAAGTGTCACCACCACGGTCTATCTGATCCTGGAGGACTTCTGTAATACAGCCTACCAGACCATGAACCTGGCCATCGATAAGTACTCACTGGACGTCGAGTCAG GTGACGAGGCCGACCCCTGTAAGTTCCAGGCGTGTAATGAGTACGCAGAGTGCAAGGTGAACAAGTGGTCGGGCGAGGGAGAGTGCGTCTGCAATGCTGGATACTTCAGCGTGGAAGGCCTGCCCTGTCAGAGTATCTGTGAGCTGCGGACTGACTTTTGCCTCAATGACGGCAAGTGTGACATCATCCCCGGCCAGGGCGCCATCTGCAG GTGTCGTGTCGGAGAAAACTGGTGGTACAGAGGAGAGCACTGCGAGGAGTATGTGTCTGAGCCGCTGGTGGTCGGCATAGCGATCTCCTCCGTAGCTGGATTCCTCTTTGTGGCCTCTGTGGTCATCTTCTTCCTCGCCAGGACGTTACGGGATCAGTATGACAAGGATGAGTCAGAGGACCCCATTCG GCGAGGAGAGAGTCTCCCGTCCCTAGAAAGGGCGACCAAGTACAACCCCATGTATGAGAGTGAGGCCACCACCGGCTACAGCCATTACTACCGCCGCTACCCCGAGGCGCTCGTCTACAGCAGCGCCAGCGCAGAGGCCTCCACTGACTTCAGCAGCGAGGAGATACGACACATCTACGAGAACAGTGAACTGACCAaggag GAAATCCAAGACAGGATACGCATCATTGAGCTCTACGCGAAGGACCGGCAGTTTGCAGACTTTGTACGCCATCACCAAGC TGTCGTGGATACCCGCAGAGAGAGCTCCTCCGCGCACACATGA